Proteins encoded in a region of the Nocardia asteroides genome:
- the cydC gene encoding thiol reductant ABC exporter subunit CydC encodes MSTRIAARPRGAGALLDDLRRMWALLALSRLRVAVAIGWGVLALGSGLGLAALAAWLIARAWQMPPVLDLSIAVVTVRALGISRGLCRYLERLATHDVALRAMTTARTTVYRTLARSDFWLRRPETSGGRVDTGTSGPPRRGDLLVRIGSDIDDLGAVVVRAFVPVAVAVVLAVAAVALLATISPAAAAILAGALALSGIVAPWLSAEAASAAERAVRADRAEFTAQALTVLDHAAELRVAGRLDAALAAAGEASRRAVAAEDRAAARSAWSAAATPLSIGVTVLAALLIGITVYGPDGGTPGAMTPMALVVLVLLPLSAFEAVGPLPAAAQALTTARAALRRLTEFESPDGGSVSPAAELVSGATDSGDAPPGWVAELGQEQRRSVASARPGEVRVPELPRGRRIAVVGPSGAGKTTLLMTWAGLFGTPRPGVTFFAEDAHLFGTSVLENLRVARGDLTAGQAEKALRAVGLGDWLDGLPEGIHTDLVGGAAAVSGGQRRRILLARALVSPARVLLLDEPTEHLEAEAGAKLLRDLLDADSGLVEPDRIVVVVTHQLPDDQRADTVLRIAASGQVTTDYARREPACGATLSAHREIPLPSR; translated from the coding sequence ATGAGCACGCGAATAGCCGCTCGTCCGCGCGGTGCGGGCGCTCTGCTCGATGATCTGCGCCGGATGTGGGCGCTGCTCGCATTGTCTCGCCTGCGGGTCGCGGTGGCGATCGGGTGGGGTGTGCTGGCGCTGGGCAGTGGGCTCGGGCTCGCGGCGCTGGCGGCGTGGTTGATCGCGCGAGCCTGGCAGATGCCGCCGGTACTCGACCTGAGCATCGCCGTGGTCACGGTGCGCGCGCTCGGGATCTCCCGTGGTCTGTGCCGGTATCTGGAACGACTCGCCACCCACGACGTCGCCCTGCGAGCCATGACGACGGCGCGTACGACGGTCTATCGAACGCTCGCACGCTCGGATTTCTGGCTGCGCCGACCGGAGACCTCGGGCGGCCGCGTGGACACCGGGACTTCCGGCCCGCCGCGCCGCGGCGACCTGCTCGTCCGTATCGGCAGCGACATCGACGATCTGGGGGCGGTGGTGGTGCGTGCGTTCGTGCCGGTCGCGGTGGCCGTCGTCCTCGCGGTCGCGGCCGTCGCGCTCCTGGCGACGATCTCGCCTGCCGCTGCCGCGATCCTGGCCGGCGCGCTGGCCCTGTCGGGCATCGTCGCACCGTGGCTGTCGGCCGAGGCGGCGTCCGCGGCCGAACGCGCCGTGCGCGCCGACCGGGCGGAGTTCACCGCGCAGGCTCTGACGGTCCTCGACCATGCCGCCGAACTGCGCGTCGCCGGACGCCTCGACGCCGCCCTCGCCGCGGCGGGAGAAGCGTCGCGCCGGGCGGTCGCCGCCGAGGACCGGGCTGCCGCGCGCAGCGCTTGGTCGGCCGCGGCCACCCCGCTGTCGATCGGCGTCACCGTGCTGGCCGCTCTCCTCATCGGCATCACGGTCTACGGTCCCGACGGCGGCACACCGGGTGCGATGACACCTATGGCGCTCGTCGTCTTGGTCCTGTTGCCGCTGTCGGCCTTCGAAGCGGTCGGCCCGCTGCCCGCCGCGGCGCAGGCCCTGACCACCGCCCGCGCGGCCCTGCGTCGCCTGACCGAATTCGAATCCCCTGATGGTGGGTCGGTGAGCCCCGCGGCTGAACTCGTTTCGGGCGCGACCGACTCCGGTGACGCCCCACCCGGGTGGGTTGCAGAGCTGGGACAAGAACAAAGGCGGAGTGTCGCTTCCGCCCGGCCCGGCGAGGTGCGTGTGCCGGAGCTGCCCCGGGGACGACGCATCGCCGTGGTCGGCCCGAGCGGCGCCGGGAAGACGACACTGCTGATGACATGGGCGGGGTTGTTCGGCACACCCCGCCCCGGCGTCACCTTCTTCGCCGAAGACGCGCACCTCTTCGGCACCTCCGTACTGGAGAATCTGCGGGTCGCCCGCGGCGATCTCACCGCAGGGCAAGCCGAGAAGGCGCTGCGCGCCGTTGGTCTCGGGGACTGGTTGGACGGGCTGCCGGAAGGAATCCATACCGACCTGGTGGGCGGAGCGGCGGCCGTCTCGGGCGGCCAGCGCCGTCGGATCCTGCTCGCCCGCGCCCTGGTGTCGCCCGCGCGGGTGTTGCTGCTCGACGAGCCGACCGAGCACCTGGAGGCCGAGGCCGGCGCGAAGCTGCTGCGCGACTTGCTGGATGCCGACAGCGGGCTCGTCGAGCCCGACCGCATCGTGGTCGTCGTCACCCACCAATTGCCGGACGACCAGCGGGCCGACACGGTGCTGCGCATAGCGGCGTCGGGCCAGGTCACGACCGATTACGCGCGCCGTGAACCGGCTTGTGGCGCCACCCTTTCCGCCCACCGAGAAATTCCGTTGCCGAGCCGCTGA